A stretch of DNA from Triticum dicoccoides isolate Atlit2015 ecotype Zavitan chromosome 2A, WEW_v2.0, whole genome shotgun sequence:
gggccttagtgggcttcagtggaaaggaaaaaggggcagcccaaggtgggccgcgcgcctcccccctcccctagtcctattaggacaaggagaggtggccgtcccccctctctctctttccccctcgggtaatcctattccaactaggattggggggggggagtcctactcccggtaggagtaggactcctcctgcgccctcctcttggccggccgccccctcccccttggatcctttatatacgggggcaggggggcacctctagacacacaggttgatccttgagatcgttccttagccgtgtgcggtgccccctaccaccatattccacctcgatcatattgtagcggtgcttaggcgaagccctgcgacagtagaacatcaagatcgtcaccatgccgtcgtgctgacggaactcctccccgacgctttgctggatcggagcccggggatcatcgtcgagctgtacgtgtgctaagaactcggaggtgccggagtaacggtgcttggatcggtcggatcgggaagacgtacgactacttcctctacgttgcgtcaacgcttccgcagtcggtctgcgtgggtacgtagacaacactctcccctctcgttgctatgcatcaccatgatcttgcgtgtgcgtaggaaattttttgaaattactgcattccccaacacctAAGACTAGCCCGGTAACTCCATGGAAAGGTAATGGTGGTAGGAGCATCTTCAACCATAACAAACAGCTAATCCGGTAGCGAGGCGGACCCCGCCGACTGGGATGCGCTGCTCAGGAAGGATTCAAGTGACCCCCAAGACGACGAGGAGCACGCGCTCCACATTGTCATCCACCGGCCACGGATGGACAAGGACGGGAGTCCGAGCTCCGGCCATCCTAGTCACCCGACGAGGCAGGTACACCCCTGGTCGTGCCATTCCTGCCTCCTACTCCCATCCGATGATCAGTTCTCGTCCCCGTACCGCCGAGCTCGCGGCAAAGGGCACCCAAATTGGAGGCATGGGTCGCTTGCCGCACGAGGCAACGGGCTGCATAGAGGGCGACGGAGGCCTAGCCTTTCCAGCCGCGGGTCATGGAGATTAGCGCATGTAAAGTGGACTACCTCCTCCGCGACGCCATCCGTAGGTCGGTGACCTCGGCGGACACAGACGATAGGTAGCGCTACCAAAAAATGCCAAGGAGCTCCAGCTCATCATCGAGGAGTCGAAGTGCATTGCAAAGGATAAGGCGGTCACCGCGCCCGCCTCGTCAAGGAGAAGGCGCATGTCGCCCGACGTCTTGTCGGGATCTTCTCCTCCTTGTCAGACAATGGCACGACTACCGACAACGACGAGTCCTGCCCACTGGTCGCCAACGTGTATGCCAAAAACTACTATCGGCGCTTCGGGGACCCCAAAGGGAAGGCCTAGCAAGAAAATGGTGAAATTTGGCACCCTCTCTCCGCAACTAGATAGCAATCTAGTTTTATTTATGCTTTATAGTATCTAGGTGATGAACATTTTGGATTCGGTTGTCTAAAAGTTGCTATCCCGATCTATATGTTTGCTATTGCTATGTTGAAGTTTTATCTACGTTAAATGTTATTCACGTGCAGAGGTTGAGGGTCATCCTTctttttcaaaaaataaaataaaatgttatTCATGTTGCATGGCTTGTATATGAATTTAGGGGGCGGCTATGAGGTGGGCGGCTGTGTGAACCAGAGAAATGAGGGTGATCAGTCTGGCATGGACACGGCGTCCGGACATATAGGTGTTAAATTTgactttttttagagaaaaggcgaaAAGCCCGACTTCAAATTAATGAAGCCATCAACCGGCTAGGATACAACAGTGCTGATACAAAGGCGAAAGCTTGAAGAAAAACTGAAAGATAAAAGGCGGCGTGCACGCACAATACAGAGCTAAGCAGAGCAATGGCGAGCAGGGCACCACCACAGCGAAAACAGGATCAAGCTGCCGGAGAACTCAACGCAAGCTAGAACAGCGGAACAGCTGCAATCAGTAGACTACACAAGTGGAGGCCGAGAGGACCCGGGCTGCGTGGAGAAAAGCATGGCTCCAGATCTGGCCACCCCgagccttgccggaggggggatccaatcGCCCCTACGCCTGAACCGTGCCACAACACGCAGACGCCGTCCACCGGCCGGTTGCCCAGAGCCGAACAAGTTGAAGAGCCGCTGAAGGATTGCAGGGGGGCCACCTCGTCACCACCATAGCCGCCATCCCGGAGAGCAGAGCAACGCTGCCGCCACCAAGCACCTTGCCGCGAGACCACAACCTCGCCCTCCCTTGaatgacgcctccaaggaggaccGAGACGCCACAGCGCCACCGCCGTTCGGCCAACAAGGCCAAGGCTTTCGCCCGGGATcgtgggagaggaggaaggaggtgaCGAAGAAGCCCGACACGCCCTCAGGAGGGAGATCGACACTGGAGCGCCGCCGTCGTCGGGGTCGACGGGAGGTCGACCAGGGGTTTCCCCCGTTCTAGGATGGCCACCACCCACCCTCATGTGTCAGATCTGACGGCCCTGAGGAGCAGCGCCCAGATCGATCGAGGGAGGACCACAGCAGAGGAGAGGAGACCGGGAAGCAGCCAGCCGAGGCCAGCGGCGCATCCCGTAGCAGCAACGAGCCTCCACCGCCCCACCGCCCACACGGCCAGTGGGGACGGCCAGCACCGGCGGCGCCATCCGCCGGACGAGATCGACGCCGCCCTCGCTAATCAGGGCCGCCACCCTGAGATCCAACACCCCCTGCAGCGCAGAGCAGCAAAgcctcgccgccaccttcaccgGCAGCCGCGCCGGCGAGAGCCTCGGGTGGCGGCGGGGCGgggaagggggaggaaggggacggagaggctagggttaggtCGCTCTCGTGTCGCCCGTGAGGGGCGACGCGGGAGCCGCGGGGCCTGATGTTGCCAGTTAAATTTGACTAGTCCGATTGTAGATGCATGGACACACTGATACGTGCGTAGACTATTGACAAATTTCGTTGGCCCACGCATCAGTGACAGTCTGAAACGATCTCGTTGCGACATTGAGTTAACGCGGGCCATGTGTGATGTGTCAGCGCCGTGGTTTCACGGAAGCTCTCGATCGGACTAATAATATAAGCTTTGTTTTTCTTCTGTCGGGAAACTATATCCTTTCACAAGTTGTTTCTCCTTTTGAGAGCCTGGCCTGCCGCTTTGGACTGTGCCAAGTTCGCCTGTCCCAGTGTCCCCTTCGTTGACGCCTTTCACAAACAGCCGCACGCTTCCAAAGCTTGTCCTGTTGCTTTGCATGCCACCCCCTTAATCTGCCTCCCTATAGCTGCTAGCTCGCCTTCTATATATACACGGCAAAGCCCTGTTCCTACAACCACCACCAGGCACCAGCTCAACTGCGCCTCACCACCAACTGCAAGGAACATCACAATTATCCGGGAAAGATTAGGTGCCATTTGCGACGATGATGAAGCTGAGGTGCCCCAACCCCAAGAGGCTCTTCAGGAGGAGCTCCTCCAAGATCAGCAGGTCTAGTAgcagctgcagcagcagcagcgacaacgGCAGCGATGCCTTCTGTggcatcggtggcggcggcggcagcggggagATCGAGTGGGAGGTGCGGCCGGGGGGCATGCTGGTGCAGAGGAGGGACGGGAGGGGCGACGTCGAGATCATCACAGTCAGGGTGGCCACTGGCTACTCCTGGCATGAGGTGTCCGTTGGAGCTACCTGCACTTTTGGTGAGTAACTGTACAATATAGCAAAGCTAACAGAAGTTGATTAGATTTGTTAGAGAATATTTGGGCTTCTCTCATATGCTAAGCGGGTCATCCCATCTTTTTGCTGGATAATGGCTCGAGGAGTGATCGTGGGTGTAGCATGCATAACCTGCAAAATTTCAGACAAGTTAGCATTACTTGGAGTTGAGTAGTGGACCCTCGAGCTCCTGAACCTTATCATGGAGTTGTGAAGATGGATGCATGTCCATTAGCAAGGTCTCCTGGCTTTCAGTAATAAAACTACTGATGGCCAGGGCTGTGCCACCATCTTCTTCCTAGCAGCTCCATCAGTAGAGTAGAGTActaaggggctgtttggattgtgctatctttgccatatattgtcacataatttttgccacacttgccacatttgccttagttgagttgctcaaatcaTACTGTCATTCGTTGTCCTTGTGATTTTTTTAAAAGAATGCACAGACCTGCTGAATGGAAGGCTTCCTGCCCTGCCAGCGTGCACACGGTGGTTCATAGTTTTTTAGTACAAAGCATAAACTCAATCTGTTTTTTATCATTGAAAAATGTACACACGATGGTTCGAAGTAGGAACATGAGTGGAACTTTCCTCCATCTTGTTTTTCTATGACCGAATATAGTAAATCAAGTACGCTTCATTGGATCAAGGTCTAACATatgttttgcaaaattaatttgtgcAGGTGAACTGAAGGTGTTAGTGTCCATGGTGACGGGGCTCGAGCCGAGGGAGCAGAGACTGTTGTTCAGGGGCAAGGAGAAGGAGGACAGTGACCACCTCCACATGGTTGGGGTGAGGGACAAGGACAAGGTGCTCCTCCTCGAGGACCCTGCCCTCAAGGACATGAAGCTCCGGGCAGCGCTCGCAGCCCAGGCCGTGCAGAGCCCGTATCAAACTTTTATCAAGGTGTAGGCCGGCCAGCCTTGCCCACCGCGCTAACAGTTATCTAAATCAACCACACTATCAGGCATCAGCTAGTCAGGTCTCACAAGATTGCTAACAAAAAGCATATCTGGAACCTGATACATGGCGTTGTTCGCGGATGCTGATCAGTTCTTAAGTACCACTCCATGGAA
This window harbors:
- the LOC119359625 gene encoding BAG family molecular chaperone regulator 1-like — translated: MMKLRCPNPKRLFRRSSSKISRSSSSCSSSSDNGSDAFCGIGGGGGSGEIEWEVRPGGMLVQRRDGRGDVEIITVRVATGYSWHEVSVGATCTFGELKVLVSMVTGLEPREQRLLFRGKEKEDSDHLHMVGVRDKDKVLLLEDPALKDMKLRAALAAQAVQSPYQTFIKV